One Nicotiana tomentosiformis chromosome 1, ASM39032v3, whole genome shotgun sequence genomic window, tctcctgtactgcatatttactttgggactattgtcacacctcctttttcccgaacgGGGCGAtatgggagtttttccaattaaagtgacattattcgaaatgaaattatttatttatttcagagtcgccacttgggatactttatggtatcccaagtcaccggtttattttaaatcccaaatcaaggaaatttgactctatttatggttcgcgaacacagaagaccgggtaaggaattctgttaattcgggagaaggtgtgaggcactcccgaattccgtggttttagcacggtcgctcaactatcaaTAATCGGCCTAATTATCCGATTAATACATATTtataacctattgtgcattttagctttttaaccgcttttaattatttatggaattatttctggaacaagttacgatgtcgtacacttgtcgttttggcacACGTCGCAAACCGTGCCACATAAAATGCACCCGCGAttgacgacatgcttatttttattattattcggaGTTATGaccgagtcacgtgaaacgcacactcgaattggggattacgtatcatgactatgccacgggaaccgtacccatagtcacgatgatttatttattaatcgcgcctaaggcaagctacgatgttcatgaGTTTAAATATTTTCCTAAGGCTTTGAGATTAATGAACTCTAGGCAAAACGGGTGAACAAAACATAAACAATTCACATAGTTTCTGCCTAAATTTGGCCTAACAGATAAGAGTAACACATACTTAACAATATTAATCACTGAATGCACTATTTTAATAATTGTGACCCACGAGTGTTGTTAATCATCATTTGACTTAGCAGGAAGTAGAATGAACATATATCTTGATCAATGAGTTAGAAAGACTTcaaaccaaatcaaccaaataaaataaaatgtaatccatgaaaaattattttaaatcccaaaaattAGTTAACTGAAGTATTGTATTGACTTCAAAATCAAAGTGTGGACTCAATCTAAGCATAAATGGAAATAGTTTTTCAGAAAAAGCATAGTAGTTGCATTGGTGGATTTCAACGGTGATATGTAAGCCTCAAATAAAAATCTTGTTCAATTTCTTTTGAAAACGCTATCtgagaagaaacaaaagaaacttCCCCACACAGAGATCCAGAAACTAATTTCAAACTAGGAAACTTCAAATAACAAACTGAATCCAAAACGAAACTTGAAACTATCTATTTTTGCTGAAGGACTTAATTAAAGCGATAAATTAGTGAACGTGATATTTTAATTCTACTTCTTTCGAATCCGAACACTGTTCTGCACTATCAATTTGTGATCTAAAATAATTAAACTATGACATAGGGAAATCAATAATAAACAGATTTACTAAGCGAAGAGGACATGCCGTTTGCTGCAATTTTCAACCAAGAGCAATTAATTTGAACTCAAAAGATCCAACACAGGAAGCATAGATGAGACTAAACTATGTTAAGGTGAAATAACATCAGCTCACACGATCAACCCGACAAAAAATTCACAAGCATATAAGGTCACGAAAATAGAAGAGAAGGATGTCAAAAAATGCACCTGAGATGTGCTTTCTTTAAACAAGTAAAATGGTGAGTCCAAATACATGCTCGGACCAACTGTATGCACGAAACAGTGACGAAATTCAAACCAAACAGCTATGGAGACGACACAAAAGCTCAGACCGGCAAAACTCGACCTCGACCGAATACCTTGAACGGAAACTCGAGTCGGCTTCAATCCTCAACTTAATCACTCAACTTCAACCATTTTTGGAAAACGAAAATTCAAATAGAAGAaactgaaaaaatattttttgtatttttgggtttctGGAATTTTTGCTAGCCtaaaaaaatctggaaaaaattgaaaacaaGAACCCTAGAATCCCCTTTTCTCTCTGCCCGAATTCCTCTCTGTTTCTCGTCTCTCCTCTGTTCTCTGTGTTTTCAGATCTCTTCCCCTTTGTGTGTTGGGTGAGTGGAAAATATATAGGTCTAGGTATAGGGATTAATTGGTGGCCAAGAAAAAGAGGATTAAAAGtctcccaggttctggcgggaccaacacAGGGGGGTTCAGCAGGTAattcttgatcttatcaaatgcttcctgaCACTCATCGGTCCACTTAACCGCAGAATTCTTCTTTAGTaacttaaatatgggctcacaagtcgccgtgagttgagcaataaacctgctgatgtagtttaacctcCCGAGCAGGCTCATCACCTCAGTTTTATTCTTTGGTGGTGGTAGTTCTTGGATGGCCTTAATCTTTGACGGATCCAACTCGATGCCGCGtcgactgactatgaatcccaaCAGTTTCCCCGACGGaacaccaaatgcacatttcgccggattgagcttgaggttgtacctgcggagcctttggaaaaactttctcaaatccccaacatggtcggactgcttctttgactttatgatcacatcatctacataaacctcaatttccttgtgtatcatgtcatgaaatatagtagtcattgccctcatgtaagttgccccagcattctttaaaccgaatggcattacccggtagcaatacgtcccccatggcgtgatgaatgctgtcttttctgcatcttcctcgTCCATcaggatctgatgatatcccgcagAACAATCCACGAAAGACCCGATCTCGTTCTTGGCACAATTATCAATCAGAATGTGGATAttcggcaatggaaagttatcctttggacttgccttgttgagatcacgataatcaacacacaccctcgtcttaccatccttctttggtactggtaccacattagctaaccaagtgggatactgagtgacccgaatgacctttgcctccagttgctttgtgatttcttctttaatcttcacactcatatcagtcttgaactttcttaacttttgcttgacaGGAGGGAATGTAGGGTCGGTTGGCAATTTATGAGCTACCAAATCAGTACTCAAGCCCGGcatgtcgtcatacgaccatgcaaagaCATCTTTGTATGCAAATAGTattttgattatttcttccttgatttgcggttccagatgcacacttatcttggtttctctgacattattttgatcccctaaattgattgcttcggtttcattcaaattaggcttGGGTTTTTCTTCGAAGTGTTTTAGTTCTCTACTGACTTCCTCAAATGCCGCCTCTTCATCGtattctgtttcatcatcaccctctacttcttggatcgttatttcagaattagattggcttttaagatttggctaaaaattcctcatgcatgtcatgtcattgaaaccagcataAAAGGAACTGTacagaaagaaaagcaaaaacaaaaatgaaacgctATTAGGATTAATGGAAAAACTggaaattgtatttcattgaaaataaaaggatagaagggtttgtacaTTGAAACAAGCAAAAACTAAGAAAAATCTGGgttacaaccctggaataacccagatgaaagaaagaaaaacaaagctaactaccaaaactccttccggatggggagaggagtagctttccaattgctaagcttcatgttTGGCCCGACAAACTACACatcggcattactggaaccttccccAATTTCGACCATATTGACCTCATCAAACAGACTCTGGAAGCTCTTGATCAAAtcttcatcaaagtcgaccacaggTTTTGGGACCACTGACATTGGGCGTTTGGCGACCCCTGACTTGACGAAAGACTTGGAGATATGCGGAACAGGCTTAGGGAGTGACCATGCCTTTTTTTTCAAACTTTTAGCCCTTTTCACGTCTTTCCCtgtgagtgtgaatcccaaaccaaatgtaccaaaACTTTCACGTGGGCACAACGGGTGCACGATACCTTGCAGAGATGAACCCAGACCTTTGCCCGGCAgaaaaccattcttcaacatttcatttgctaccatgacggACGCGGATGGTATCTTCGGACCTGGAGTGCATTCCCTTCGGGAATTTTCTCGACAGACACTGTTTCGAACATTTGGTAAACCCAAGGCCCTTTGtcatcttcaacttcaataaatggaacgATTGTGTCGTTGTAAGCAGATAAGTTCTCATCACCGTGGACAACTATTTCCTGCCTGTCCCAttcgaactttaccatttgatgcagagaagacggGATTGCCTTGGCTGCATGTATCCAGGGCCTGCCCAACAGCAGGTTGTAGGAGACAGtcacatctagcacttggaactccatagtgaactcaactGGCTCTATTGACAATTTGAGCATTATATCATCGATagaatctttccctcctccatcGAAACCTCGAACGCATACATTATTAGTGTGGATCATTTCAGTGCCAATTTTCAACTTTAgcaaagtggacagagggcaGATATTTGCACTGGAACCGTTATCCACCAGTACCCTTGAGACAACAGAATCCTCGCACTTTactgtgagataaagagctcgattgtgttctgtaccctctataggaagttcatcatctaAGAAAGTGATCCTGTTTGCCTCAaaaatcttgttagcaatcttttccaagtggttcaccgtgatcttgtcaggaacatgggcctcattcaaaatcttcatcaaggctttgcggtgttcatctgaatgtatcagcaaagacaaaagagagatctgagctggtgtCTTCCTCAActgttctacaatggaatagtcttgcattttcatctttttcaggaatTCCTCGGCCTCTTCCTCGGTGACCGGCTTTTTTACTGGGATGTGGCCGTCCTTGAATGGCTTGGTTTTCCTCAGTTCTTCTGGGGCAAAACATCTCCAAGAACGAGTTAGTCCTCCGGTTTCATTGATTTCTTCTTCTACTTCTTTCCCTTTGTATGTTATTACCACCTGTTTGTAATTCCATGGGACGGCCTTTGTGTCAACCATCGGTAACTGGGTTACTGGCTTAATGATAACGGGGGTAACACGAACCCCTTCCACGATTATGACCGGCTTGCCCGGGACCCCTGGCACGATCACTTTTTGCCTTTCCTGGTTCGCTTCAACATCAACCGGAGGCCCTTTCACAACCAATACAGAAGGCTTCACATTGAGCGTGCTTGGCTTCTCCGACACCCCTTTAATCGTCAAGGATATTGCTTTTGCAGAATCTAGAGCTTTGATTGGATTACTCTCGCTAGCCCGGATCATCATGACAGACTTGAAAGAGTTTTTGGGCTCCCCATCCTTATGAACTATCTCGATCATGTGTGTCTCTGCATGGGCTggcaaaggattttggttgatgtttggcacctccgggctctggaccacaatttgatttgtatcaatgagctcttggatcgccctcttcaaatgccagcacttctctgtgtcgtgccccggggcatcagaacaatatgcGCATCTGAGGGAATAGTCAAGGTTCCTTGGAGGCGGATTTGGTATCTTGGGCTCAATCGGCCTCAAAACGTCCAACTGCCTCAACCTCTGAAACAAACTGGTATAGgactctccaagaggggtgaaggtttcttttCGTTGTTGCCTCTCTTTTCTATAATCTGGCTTCGGTCGAAAACTTGGACCAGTAGGGTCTTGGTATGGTTGTGGGCGTGTATAAAgattttgtggagttggagcacgccattgcgggtaaggagggggttgagcatatgactgtgcgtggtgaacatggtattggggtaGCTCGACAGAATATCGAGGGTCTTGTGGCGAGAGATAGTGCTGagatggattatatggagcttgggtgtaggcttgaggttggggtcgagtttgggtgtactggtgaggcggaccccttgggccacgccatgatccagagacaaacatagcgacatcttctttcttctttttgcctaacaggcttccggtgccactttgaattgcctgtgtggtcgcttttatggcagagtagctcatgatcttgcttgacttgagtccctcttccaccattcctcccatctttaccacatcgttgaaggacttacctatggctgagatcaaatggccaaagtaagtgggctctagggcttgaagaaagtactcgaccatctcatcttccTCCATTGGAGGGTAGActcgtgcagcttgttctctccatctgaaaccatattccctaaagctttcattgggcctcttctctaccttggtcaaagataggcgatccgggacaatgtctatattgtactgaaagtgccgagcaaaggcctgagccaagtcatcccatgtgtaccacctgctagtgtcttggcgggtgtaccattcTAAAGCTGCCCCACTCAGACTCTGACTGAAATATGCCATTAATAATTCATCTTTCCCACCGGCGCCTCTCATATTGCTGCAGaagcctctcaaatgggccacaggatctccatgtccatcgtacgggtcaaacttgggcatcttgaacccagcGGGCAGTTGAACATCCGGAAATAGgcataaatccttgtaagccacacttacttggcttcctatcccttgcatgttcttcaaagattgcTCTAGGCTCTTCACTTTCCTGAACATCTCATCCTGCTCCACAttccgggatggtttctcagTTTCGACAAGAGGTTCAAAGCGAGGGGCATGGGAATAAGGATCCGCGACTTTGAAAGTTGGTTCTGGAACATaatattgggtatctggagcttggaacgcgggttcactagaagatctGTGAAGGGTAGCTCGCGGAGGGGCTACGAAAACAGGAGCGGATGTCGGAGCAGGGTATGCAGTTGTTTTGGGTGGTGGAGCATGAAAGGTTTGGGACGAGGTGCCAGGGTAGTGGCGATAAGGGGTAAAGCCCGGTGCATGCTGAGGGGAAAGATCAATGGTAATGGGATCTTGGGCTTGTGACAGTGGTGGGATGAAAGCGGGATTTTCTGGGTGGTTAGCGGGGAATGAAGGTGGAGGGTGCCCCCTGACCCAGGCTTGATACATTTCTgccatttgatgcttcaacctgtagacctcctctttcaattcagactcCGATTCTACAATCTCCCTTGGCGGGTCGACAACACCCGTGTCCAattctttgctagtcatgactgccttgcactttgatctggtgttataagggtgacttgccaggatgccaacaaactaaccacctaaaaCAAAACCTGTCTATGTGCACACAAAAACTTGGTCAGTTTTAAAAGCAATTTACAGATAGTTAATCGCACATTGGGTatgcaatgcacctgagcagTTAACGTTCCTAAATGCTTTGCGACGGCTCgtatgtttcatcccggcttttCCAAATTCTCCAATCCTGGTTTTCCCTCTCTCTTTTGCTATGTTTCGCTCTTTTAATACTTATTCTTTCCTCTTTTCTTTAGTTCGacccctcttttctttcttcctctCTCTTCTTTTTCCCTCTCTTCTTTTAAGAAtatgatcgaatcctatggggattgcctacgtatcatgacgccgcatgaatcagatcattacgtagttcagagcAATAGACgcgaaataatttattttattaataaaagacaatctttttggattttctattacaaggactAAAGTAGAGATGACTGCAAAAAAGGAAAATCTACAGACTCGGCATAAAGTAATAGACAGCTTTGACAAAGGCGAACAAGACTCGGAGAAAGTAAAACACAGACCACTAAAGgaaatcaaaaatacataagagcctctACTGGTACTCCGGAGGCTTGCGGGACATCAGCCGGTCTCCGTACAGGCCTGcgggcaatatcttcttgaaggcggtctaggtcaaccatcacTTGTCGGACGAATGTCATTacagaagca contains:
- the LOC138891457 gene encoding uncharacterized protein; the encoded protein is MTSKELDTGVVDPPREIVESESELKEEVYRLKHQMAEMYQAWVRGHPPPSFPANHPENPAFIPPLSQAQDPITIDLSPQHAPGFTPYRHYPGTSSQTFHAPPPKTTAYPAPTSAPVFVAPPRATLHRSSSEPAFQAPDTQYYVPEPTFKVADPYSHAPRFEPLVETEKPSRNVEQDEMFRKVKSLEQSLKNMQGIGSQVSVAYKDLCLFPDVQLPAGFKMPKFDPYDGHGDPVAHLRGFCSNMRGAGGKDELLMAYFSQSLSGAALECLFQRLRQLDVLRPIEPKIPNPPPRNLDYSLRCAYCSDAPGHDTEKCWHLKRAIQELIDTNQIVVQSPEVPNINQNPLPAHAETHMIEIVHKDGEPKNSFKSVMMIRASESNPIKALDSAKAISLTIKGVSEKPSTLNVKPSVLVVKGPPVDVEANQERQKVIVPGVPGKPVIIVEGVRVTPVIIKPVTQLPMVDTKAVPWNYKQVVITYKGKEVEEEINETGGLTRSWRCFAPEELRKTKPFKDGHIPVKKPVTEEEAEEFLKKMKMQDYSIVEQLRKTPAQISLLSLLIHSDEHRKALMKILNEAHVPDKITVNHLEKIANKIFEANRITFLDDELPIEGTEHNRALYLTVKCEDSVVSRVLVDNGSSANICPLSTLLKLKIGTEMIHTNNVCVRGFDGGGKDSIDDIMLKLSIEPVEFTMEFQVLDVTVSYNLLLGRPWIHAAKAIPSSLHQMVKFEWDRQEIVVHGDENLSAYNDTIVPFIEVEDDKGPWVYQMFETVSVEKIPEGNALQVRRYHPRPSW